Below is a window of Niabella agricola DNA.
AACACGGGTTTTGGTCCGAAAGACCTGTTTGGATTTAACGTAAGCTGGCGCTGGCAGGATAAGATCGATTTTGAGGGCGATTTTGCCTCCGGGCGAATCAACCCCACACATATTGTGGATGCGGCGCTTATGTACCGGCTGCCCGCCATCAAATCGCAGCTGAAGCTGGGGGCCAACAACCTGCTGAACCAGTATTACATCAATGCCATCGGGAACCCCAGCATCGGGGGACTTTACTACCTGGCATTTACCTATAATTTACAGTAAACACATTGCTTATATTAAACCTACTCATATGCATTTCACAAATACATTTTTTAAAAGAACGGGATGGGTGCTGTTGGCAGCGGGATTGCTCCTGCAGGCATGCAATAAAGACCTGCCGGAGGCGGTTCCACTCACACCCCAAAAATCTACTGCCACCGAAACCATATTACAAAAGCTGAATGCACCGGAATTTTCTATTTTAAAAACAGCGGTAGAAAAAGCAAGCACCTTTGCCGGCTCCACGGGTAAATTATCCGATTTGCTGGGCAATGCAGCAGGGGAGATGACTTTTTTTGCTCCGGACAACACCGCCATCCTTACCTCCTTTAGTTTGCTGGGATTGCCGGCGAATGCATCTTCACTGGATTTTTTCCGCCCCGGCCAGCTGGACTCGATGCTAAAATATCATCTTATTGGCGGCACACAACTTACCGGCAGCCGTATCAGCAGCACAGCGCCGGCGCTGGATATGTATTTACAGAGCATGTTGGTGCTGGCTGCGCCTGCTGCTAATTTGCCTCCGGGATACCGGATGCCCATTTTTCTAGGTAAACAGGGCACTGCTGTTTTTGTAAATAACGTTCCGGTTAAAACGCCGGATATCATGGCCTCAAACGGCGTGATGCATAAAGTGGCCGTTGCCTTGCTGCCACCGGATAAAGTACTCTGGCAAACCATTGCCGCCAATGCGGGAGGAAGTTATACGTATTTTAAAGCAGCCGTTATACGGGCCGATGGAGGCGAGAGTTCAACCGGACAGTTTCAAAGTGCCTTGAGTACGGCCAGCGCCAATTTTACTGCATTGATACCTACCAATGCCGCATTTGAGCAGCTGCTTGTTGGCCAAATTACCAAGGCCCTAATGGACAAAGGAATGCCCGGGCCCGCAGCGGGTACTGCGGCGGCCGCACTGGTAGCGGGTTATGGTGTAACGCTCATATCAAACCCCGCTTCTGTACCGGGTTACGGGCCGGATCTGGCAGCGGTGATCACGCCCCAGCTTTTACAGGGACTGGTGGCCTATCATTTGCTGGCAAAACCAGGTACTCCTCCCTTAGGATACCGGAACTTTACGGTGAATTTCCCGGCGGATAACGCTGTAAATGTACCCACCCTGGTCAATGCTTCGGTACCTGCACATCCGGGGGTAAGCCTGAAGGCAACTTTTTCAGGCGCCACGCTTGCATCCGCCACGGCAAAAGGCGTAGGCAATGCTACCGCATCCAATATTATTCTTAGTGCACCGCCCAGCAGCACCAACGACCTCAACCATATCAACGGGGTCATTCATCGTATTGACCAGGTACTATTGCCGCAATAATTCCCTGAATCTGCCCGGCAATTCAAGGCATTGTTTTTGCAGCAATTCTTTTGACGGCTGGAGACGGATATGAAAACGAAAAGCAGCACGGGTTGATGTGCTGCTTTTTTTGTGCAACCTTCTGGTGCTGTTTATGATGGAGTTAGTATCGGAGCTGAAGGCGGTGTAGCGTCTTGCACCGGCCGGGGCCGGTAAATGCCGGCGGCGATGCGCTCGGTGACCGTCTTGGGAAAGAATTTCGGAAGTATCGCATTCAGCCGGTTGGTGAACCCGGGAATGATCTCCGCCTTTCCCTTAAACATTCCGTTGAGGGCGATACGGGCCACTTTTTGCGGCGTCATGTTAAAACGGTTGGCAATCTTTCTTGTGTGTGCCGCCATACCCGCCCGGTTCACAAAATCGGTATCCGTACTACCAGGGCTCAAACAGCTTACGGAGATCGATGTCCCTTTTAATTCCTGGCGCAGGCTTCTCGTAAATGATAACACAAAAGCCTTTGATGCAGCATAAATTGCAAGGAAGGGAACCGATTGATAACTGGTGGTGCTGCCTACATTTAACAGGTAGGCATGGGGGATGTTTTTTAGCACGGGGATGAACAGGTGTGCGATGCGCAGCTGGGCTTTAATATTCACATCGATGATATTCAACTGCTGTTCCAGTGCAAGCGTTTCAAATGCACCGTTCAGACCATAGCCCGCATTATTGACCACAATTTGCAATCGGGGGTGATAAAACTCGGTTTGCCGGAAGATATATTCCGCCGCGTACTTATCCGATAGATCGAGCGGAACAGGCTTAACCGTAACCTCGTATTTCGTTCGTAAATAATCAACTGTTTTTGCCAAATGTGCTTTGTCAAGATCTACGAGGATCAGCTGATAATTTTTTGCGGCCAGTGCTTCTGCTATGGCGCGACCGATACCTTTGGCCGCTCCGGTAATTAATGCGTATGACATGGTTTATGGATGCGTCGGTTTAAAATTCGTTTTCGTATAAAAATGTAAAGAAGGATCCAGATCATGCTATCAGGTATTGAGTTTGGGTAGTAAAGGAAGCGCTGGTTGCGGCTCCTGTTTCTGCTTTCTTTTAAACAACAGGCCGCCCCGTTTGATGCCGGCCAGTTGGTGATAGAAGGGGGTGGCACTGGTTGCATCTTTAGGCTGATAGTTGCCGGTAATCACGGGAATATACATGACCCGCCTGCGGCTTTTTTCCCCGGTAAACGGCGACTGCTGTACCCGGTGCCAGAGCCTTCCGTCATGAATGGTGAGGTCGCCTGCTTCGATCGAAAAGCCTGCTTCATTTTTGTCGGGTGTATGATCGACGAAATATTTCTTTTTAAAGAAGAGCGTCCACAAGCCCTGGTTGTGTGTACCCGGCAATACTCTTAGCCCGCCGTTTTCGTAAGGGCAGTCGTCAAGATGCAATCCCACGTTCAGCATGGGTTTTATGCGCGAACCCAGGAACAGATCCCTCGGGCTGTCGGTGTGCCAGCCCAGACGGGTAAAGCTGCTGTCTCCCGAATTGATATAATGATTTACCACAAGACCGTCTTTTTCATTTTCGCCGATGCGCCCTTCGTAAGGCGCCAGCAATGCCGTAAGCGCACGCAGCGCTTCACTGTTTAAAAAACGGTGCAATGTATGACTGTACTTGGAAGCAAAAGCAATACGCTGGATGATTGGTCTGCCATCAATACCGGTTCCGTACTTAAGTGGTATGCCATTTATTTTGGTGATGTGCCGGGCTACGAGGTACTGTTCAATGTTGCGGATCTCAACCAGGAAAGCGGCAACAGTGCTTCTGGAAATGAATTGTTTAAAATGCAGCACACCGTGCTGCTTTAAATACGATTGATGAACCGGCTCAATCCGGCCGTTAAAAGTAAAGCTTTGCAAAGAATGGTTCATGGAACGCTATTTTATGATGATGGAATGTGGTGATACATCGGCATGCTGGGGATGCGGCGCCTGGAAATGAAATTCCGGATAAAAGAAACGGATCAACAACAACACATTCGGCAGATAGCCGGCAGCAGGTTCGGATAGGTGAAGTACTCCGAACGCGTGAAAACTTTGTATATTGAATATGGTTGCACAGGTGCGATATTAGTCTACTTATTTTGTAGACTACAAAACTAAAAAGATTTTTCATACAGCCAAATTTTTTTATTACAGTTTTTAAAACAGTGGTGTGGCAATCGATTTGCTGGATGCTCCCGTTTACAAACCGATAAGTTTGATCGGGCCCCGGCAGCTTTAAGAAGTGGATCAAGTCCTTACTTTTCGATGTATGTTATTTGCAAGACGGATCATGATGTATTTGATGAACACCAGCATTCGACGTTATAAATAGAGCATTGCCTCACGGGTAACAGAAAGTGCAGGCCCGGGATTAAAGAACAATAGCCTCATTGGCAACATGGGGCCTGTTATGCATCCTGTAAATACCCCGGAGGTGATAAATTGCATTTGATATAAAGTAAGGATACCTTAACCAGGTACAGTGATTTGTTACCGGGCGGCTGCGGTTGTCAGTTGCGGTGGACCTATGAAAAAAGCTGCTCAGAAACTGAACAGCTTTTCATGATCATGATCGGTTTATAATAGGTTTATCCGAAGATTCCTTTTCTCAGGTTACGGATTCCTTCACCAATTTTAAATCCGTTGTGATATACTTCAATTTTATAATCACCGTGTGTAAATCCATCAGGGTTGCGGATAGGGAATGCTACACCTTTGCGTGTTCCCTGCTCGTATTCCACCGGCACTTTTGCTGTAAAGTTGCGGTCACCATCCTGGCGGGTAGTCATGGAGCCGGAAGATAATTGTGCATTCTGAACCACCTGTCCTTTGGGATCTGTAACGACTACATAAAGGTCTGCAGGACCAGAAGTGGTAATTCTGTTCTCCACATTAAAGGCGATCCGCAGCATATCTACTTTGCGGGCAAAATTGGTTTCTTTTTCCTTGCCATTGCGTTTTTCCTTTATAGGAGTGATGGACATTCCGGATGCAGATAAGGTGCTGCCCACATCTACCGTGCTGGCCAGTTCATCGTTCTCCTTGGTTCTGGTATCGAGGTTCTGGCTCAGGATATCTTTTTCTGCTGTTAAATGTGTGTTCTTTGCTGTCAGCTCCATGTTTTCACCTTTCAGCTGTGCTACTTGCGCTTCCAGCCGGCCGATCTGGCCGTTCAATTCACCGATCAGGTGACGGGCTCTTTGAAGGTCGGCGGCAGTGGCCTTTTTATCATTCAATATTTTATTGATCTCGGCCTTACGGTCTTCGATCTCTTTTTGAAGTGCAGTTTTTTCTCCCTGTAAACCATTGTTGGCGCCGGTAATCGAATCCAGCCGCATTTCAGCAAGGTTAAACATTTGTCTTAATGAATCGGATTCAGACATCGCGGTTGCAACCTCAGTGTTTGTACTCTGGGACGATCCGGTGCCACCGGGTGCATTTTTGCTCCATAGTATATAACCCCAGGTTCCCAGCAGGGCGGCTACCAGCAAACCGATCAGTACGTTACGGCCGGTATTATTGCTGTTAGGATTACCGGAAGGAGAACCTGTTGTTTGTGAAGAAGCGGAAGGGTAATTCGTATTTGCCATAATCTTCAAAATTTAATCGTTTTTTTATAGTGTATGAATTTAATTGATTCCGAAATATATGTTATAAAATGGATATGTATCGGATGCTAATTATGATTGTAAACAGAAATTATGCCAAACGACTTTTTTACCAAAAACATATGCGTATTTATATAATATTTACAAATTGTTAAAAACGCTATCTTGCAGTTTATGAGCGTGGAAAAAATCCTAGGTGAATGGAAGAAAAGTAATTACAAACCGGTTTATTGGCTTGAAGGTGAGGAGGATTATTATATCGATCAACTGGTAAATTATGCAGAAACACATATTTTAACGGAAAGTGAGGCCTCGTTTAACCTGACCATTTTTTATGGGCGGGATGCAGCCTGGGCTGACATCGTAAACGCCTGCCGGAAGTACCCGATGTTTTCCGACAAGCAGGTAGTGATCCTGAAAGAGGCCCAACAACTGCGGGAAATTGAGAAACTGGAGGCTTATTTGAACCAGCCGTTGAGTTCCACGATCTTTATAGTTGCATATAAAGAAAAAAAACTGGATGCCCGTACAAAATTTGCAAAGCTGGTAAAGGAGCGTGCTGAGTTTCTGAGTACAAAAAAAATATATGACAGCGCTTTGCCGGAATGGGTAAATACGTATGTTGCCCGGCTGCAGTATACCATTTCGCCCAAGGCCACCATGTTGCTGGTAGATCATATCGGCAATGACCTGGCGCGCATTGAAAACGAAATTCAAAAGATCCTGATCAACCTGAAAACGCGTACTGCCATTACGGAAGAGGATGTAGAAAACTTTGTAGGTATCAGTAAGGACTTTAATATTTTTGAGTTGCAAACAGCAGTGGCGAACCGGGACCTGGCAAAGGCCATGCGGGTGATCCGCTATTTTGGTGATAATCCCAAGGCGGCCCCCATCCAGTTGGTATTACCGTCACTCTATGCGTTTTTCAGCAAAGTATTTATGATTTTCGGTGCCTCTGGTGCTGAAGATGCCATTGCCCGACAGATTGGGGTGAACGGCTTCTTTTTTAAAAGCTATTCGCAGGCATCCCGCACTTATGGATATGAAGGAGTAGAAAAAATACTGCTTTTATTGCACCAGTACAATTTGCGAAGCATCGGTATCAATGCAACCAGAATTGAAGATGAGGCTCTGCTTACAGAAATGGTGGTGAAGATGATGATGTAGTTCCTCCCTTTGGGGAATGTAAAATATTAAATGTAAGAGTGAATGTGGGAATTTGAAAATGTGAAAATCAAGATGCCGTTATTGCTTCACGAACTTCAGTCTGTATTTATTTGAGGGAAACAGGGATTGGTGGAGCATCATCAGATATGGATCCAATGTTTAAATTCCGGAATAGCGGCGCTACATCAGGTATTGAAACGTCATCCAACCCACCGCGGCGGGCACGCCTGGAACATTAAACCTGAAAACTGGAACTTCTCTATGCCTTCTCTAAGGCCTGTTCAATATCATAAATAATATCATCCACGTGTTCCAGTCCTACAGAGATCCGGATCAGACCAGGAGTAATACCGACTGCCAGCTGATCGGCCGGTGGTACTTTGGAATGCGTGGTGCTGGCAGGGTGGGAGGCAATACTTCGGGAATCGCCCAGGTTGGGTGTCAGTGATAATAGTTCCAGCGCATCCATAAAACGGCGCCCGCTTTCCAGTCCGCCATTCAGTTCAAAACAAACGATACCGCCTCCGGCTTTCATTTGCTTTTTGGCGATTTCGTATTGAGGGTGGGAGGGCAGGAACGGATACTTTACCCATGTTAATTTGGGATGATGCTCAAAATACCTAGCCACGGCCATGGCGTTTTCCGAATGCCGCTGGATGCGCACATCCAGTGTTTCCAGGCTTTTGGAAAGCACCCAGGAATTAAAAGGGGAGAGTGCCGGCCCCATATTTCTGCAAAAAAGATAGATTTCCTGGATCAGCTCTTTTTTGCCGACTATTACACCTCCCAACACACGGCCCTGTCCGTCGAGCCACTTGGTCGCAGAATGGATAACCAGGTCGGCGCCAAAATCAACCGGTGTTTGCAGTACCGGTGTTGCAAAGCAGTTGTCTACATTATAAATAATCCCATGCTTCCGGGCCAGCTGACCTACCGCTTCCAGGTCGATCAGCTCCAGCTGAGGATTAGTGGGCGTTTCGAGATAGATCATTTTTGTATTGGGCCGGATGGCAGCTTCCCAGGATGCAATATCATCGGCAGGAACCAGGGTATACTCGATGCCAAAACGCGGCAGGAATTTGGTTACCACCGTATTGGTACCCCCAAAAATCGAGCGGCTGCAAAGCAGGTGATCCCCGGTTTTTAACAGTCCAAAGAACGACATGGAAACGGCCGCCATACCGCTCGCTACCGCAAAACCGGCTTCGGCTTTTTCGAGTAATGCCATCTTGTTGGCAAACTCATCTACATTGGGATTGCTGTAACGGCTGTAAATATTGGCGTTGGTCTCATCCGCAAAGGCGGCGCGCATGTCTTCTGCCGAATTAAATGCAAAACTGCTGGTAAGATAAAGGGGGGCAGAATGTTCCATTTGCGCGCTGCGTTCCATCTGCGCACGAACTGCTATCGTAGAAGGATGTAATTTTCTGTTGCTCATTACGGGGAGTCGTGAATAGTTAATAGTGAATGGGAAAATTTAAGCGCCGGGGTGAACGATTACTTTTGTACGGATCGTTGCTCCTGCCTTTGTAAGGGTTACAGCTACCGAACAGTATTTGTTCATGGAGATGTCCACCGCCCGCTGGGCCTTGCCTTCATCCACATTACCCGTTATTTCAAATACCAGGTCGATTTCTTTCCACAAGGAAGGTTCCACGCCCGCTTCCCGTTCACCGTTCACCGTTACCGAATAATCTTTTATTTCCTGGCGTTGTTTTTTCAGGATACTGATCACATCAATGCTGGCACAACCTGCAAGTGCATTTAATAAAACCTGCATAGGGCGGGCTCCGTATTCCGTACCACCCATTTCCGGGTTGCTGTCCAGTTTTATTACCGTTCCGTTCTCGTTAACGGTATCAAAACCATAGTCACCGCTCACTCTTTTTAATACAACTTTTGCCATTTGCTCGTTTGTTTAGGCCGCAAAATTATTTGAAAAGATTGAGAATCTGAAAATTTGAGGATGTGGGAATGTGAACATGTGCAAATTTGGAAATGTGAACATGAAGATGCCGCTGCTGTTCGGTGCTCTTTATCCGGTTGATATTTCACAGGCGTTAAGCACAAACATCTGATATCTGGCGTCTAGGAAAAGCACGATTATAGAACGGATTCAACTTTGAACGTTAAACCTTAAACTAAACAAGCTCCATATTATCGATCAGCCGTACGGGACCAAGGAATGCCGCAATAAGACCGGTTACAGGTGTATGACCATCCCAATAAGTACATTCTTCCAGTGTATGCGTGTGGGCAATCGATATATAATCCGGGCGGAAGCTTCCGGTAATCAGCCGCTGCCGGGCAGTTTCCAGCAGGGTGGTAAGATCACCCGGCGCCAGCTGTTGCTTCAGGTAGTTTAATGTCTGATAAATGGCCGGAGCCTTTTTAAGAGCTTCGGGGCTAAGGCGGGTGTTCCGGCTGCTCATGGCCAGCCCGTCCGGCTCGCGCAGCGTAGGCACGGTATGCATGCGGATCCGGCTGAAATCAGGGTTCATAGCAATCAGCCGTTCAATGACCTTGCATTGCTGGAGGTCTTTCTGTCCAAAAAAGACATGATCTGGATCGATCGTATAAAAAAGACGGCTTACCACATCGGCCACACCCTGGAAATGGCCCGGCCGGTATTTCCCTTCCAGGATGTATTCCAGGCGGCCAAGATCATAATGTGGGGGGCTACTGGTGCCGGAAGGATAAACTTCTTCCACACCCGGGTAAAAAACAGCATCGCAGCCCTGTTGTTCCAGCAGTTTCAGGTCTTTTTCAATCGTGCGCGGATATTTCTCAAGATCTTTGGGATCATTGAACTGTGTAGGGTTCACAAAAATGCTGCAAACGGTAAAATCCGATTGCTGCCGGGCCGCCTGTACCAGGCTGATGTGACCGGCATGCAGGGCGCCCATTGTGGGCACAAAGCCAATTTTCTGCTTTTTATCGTGTAAATCAGTAATAAAACCCTGAATATCACGCCTCTTTTTGAATAAACGCATAACGCAAAATAGAATATTCGCACCAATTTTGGCTATAATAATGTACCTTTGCAGCCTTTAAAGTTTGTAAAACATGTCAGCAAAGAAAAGAATTTTATTTATAGCCAATGAAATGTCACCCTATCTTGAATTGACAGAATTCTCCGAAACAGTTAACAAACTTGCCATAAAAGCCAACGACAATGGATTTGAAGTACGGTGCATTATGCCGCGTTTTGGCAGCATTAATGAGCGCCGGCACCGGCTGCATGAAGTGGTTCGGCTTTCGGGGATTAA
It encodes the following:
- a CDS encoding fasciclin domain-containing protein is translated as MHFTNTFFKRTGWVLLAAGLLLQACNKDLPEAVPLTPQKSTATETILQKLNAPEFSILKTAVEKASTFAGSTGKLSDLLGNAAGEMTFFAPDNTAILTSFSLLGLPANASSLDFFRPGQLDSMLKYHLIGGTQLTGSRISSTAPALDMYLQSMLVLAAPAANLPPGYRMPIFLGKQGTAVFVNNVPVKTPDIMASNGVMHKVAVALLPPDKVLWQTIAANAGGSYTYFKAAVIRADGGESSTGQFQSALSTASANFTALIPTNAAFEQLLVGQITKALMDKGMPGPAAGTAAAALVAGYGVTLISNPASVPGYGPDLAAVITPQLLQGLVAYHLLAKPGTPPLGYRNFTVNFPADNAVNVPTLVNASVPAHPGVSLKATFSGATLASATAKGVGNATASNIILSAPPSSTNDLNHINGVIHRIDQVLLPQ
- a CDS encoding SDR family NAD(P)-dependent oxidoreductase, translated to MSYALITGAAKGIGRAIAEALAAKNYQLILVDLDKAHLAKTVDYLRTKYEVTVKPVPLDLSDKYAAEYIFRQTEFYHPRLQIVVNNAGYGLNGAFETLALEQQLNIIDVNIKAQLRIAHLFIPVLKNIPHAYLLNVGSTTSYQSVPFLAIYAASKAFVLSFTRSLRQELKGTSISVSCLSPGSTDTDFVNRAGMAAHTRKIANRFNMTPQKVARIALNGMFKGKAEIIPGFTNRLNAILPKFFPKTVTERIAAGIYRPRPVQDATPPSAPILTPS
- a CDS encoding phytanoyl-CoA dioxygenase family protein, which translates into the protein MNHSLQSFTFNGRIEPVHQSYLKQHGVLHFKQFISRSTVAAFLVEIRNIEQYLVARHITKINGIPLKYGTGIDGRPIIQRIAFASKYSHTLHRFLNSEALRALTALLAPYEGRIGENEKDGLVVNHYINSGDSSFTRLGWHTDSPRDLFLGSRIKPMLNVGLHLDDCPYENGGLRVLPGTHNQGLWTLFFKKKYFVDHTPDKNEAGFSIEAGDLTIHDGRLWHRVQQSPFTGEKSRRRVMYIPVITGNYQPKDATSATPFYHQLAGIKRGGLLFKRKQKQEPQPALPLLPKLNT
- the holA gene encoding DNA polymerase III subunit delta encodes the protein MSVEKILGEWKKSNYKPVYWLEGEEDYYIDQLVNYAETHILTESEASFNLTIFYGRDAAWADIVNACRKYPMFSDKQVVILKEAQQLREIEKLEAYLNQPLSSTIFIVAYKEKKLDARTKFAKLVKERAEFLSTKKIYDSALPEWVNTYVARLQYTISPKATMLLVDHIGNDLARIENEIQKILINLKTRTAITEEDVENFVGISKDFNIFELQTAVANRDLAKAMRVIRYFGDNPKAAPIQLVLPSLYAFFSKVFMIFGASGAEDAIARQIGVNGFFFKSYSQASRTYGYEGVEKILLLLHQYNLRSIGINATRIEDEALLTEMVVKMMM
- a CDS encoding trans-sulfuration enzyme family protein, whose product is MSNRKLHPSTIAVRAQMERSAQMEHSAPLYLTSSFAFNSAEDMRAAFADETNANIYSRYSNPNVDEFANKMALLEKAEAGFAVASGMAAVSMSFFGLLKTGDHLLCSRSIFGGTNTVVTKFLPRFGIEYTLVPADDIASWEAAIRPNTKMIYLETPTNPQLELIDLEAVGQLARKHGIIYNVDNCFATPVLQTPVDFGADLVIHSATKWLDGQGRVLGGVIVGKKELIQEIYLFCRNMGPALSPFNSWVLSKSLETLDVRIQRHSENAMAVARYFEHHPKLTWVKYPFLPSHPQYEIAKKQMKAGGGIVCFELNGGLESGRRFMDALELLSLTPNLGDSRSIASHPASTTHSKVPPADQLAVGITPGLIRISVGLEHVDDIIYDIEQALEKA
- a CDS encoding OsmC family protein, which gives rise to MAKVVLKRVSGDYGFDTVNENGTVIKLDSNPEMGGTEYGARPMQVLLNALAGCASIDVISILKKQRQEIKDYSVTVNGEREAGVEPSLWKEIDLVFEITGNVDEGKAQRAVDISMNKYCSVAVTLTKAGATIRTKVIVHPGA
- the panC gene encoding pantoate--beta-alanine ligase → MRLFKKRRDIQGFITDLHDKKQKIGFVPTMGALHAGHISLVQAARQQSDFTVCSIFVNPTQFNDPKDLEKYPRTIEKDLKLLEQQGCDAVFYPGVEEVYPSGTSSPPHYDLGRLEYILEGKYRPGHFQGVADVVSRLFYTIDPDHVFFGQKDLQQCKVIERLIAMNPDFSRIRMHTVPTLREPDGLAMSSRNTRLSPEALKKAPAIYQTLNYLKQQLAPGDLTTLLETARQRLITGSFRPDYISIAHTHTLEECTYWDGHTPVTGLIAAFLGPVRLIDNMELV